One Pectobacterium polaris DNA window includes the following coding sequences:
- the rluA gene encoding bifunctional tRNA pseudouridine(32) synthase/23S rRNA pseudouridine(746) synthase RluA, which produces MEPYNPPTDPWLHILYQDQHIMVVNKPSGLLSVPGRAPEHKDSVMSRIQADHPTAESVHRLDMATSGVIAVALTKAAERELKRQFREREPKKSYLARVWGHMAQDEGVIDLPLICDWPNRPKQKVCFETGKSAQTEYQVLSRDADGTTRVKLMPITGRSHQLRVHLLALGHPILGDGFYAHPDAKALAPRLLLHAQELAITHPAFNTPMHFRCEADF; this is translated from the coding sequence ATGGAACCCTATAATCCGCCTACCGATCCCTGGTTGCATATTCTGTATCAGGATCAGCACATCATGGTGGTGAATAAACCCAGCGGTTTGCTGTCGGTTCCCGGCCGCGCGCCAGAACACAAAGACAGCGTCATGAGCCGCATTCAGGCTGACCACCCGACGGCAGAATCTGTGCATCGTCTGGATATGGCAACCAGCGGCGTGATTGCCGTTGCACTCACGAAAGCCGCCGAGCGCGAATTAAAGCGTCAGTTTCGCGAGCGTGAACCCAAGAAATCCTACCTTGCCCGCGTCTGGGGACATATGGCGCAGGATGAGGGCGTCATCGATCTGCCGCTGATCTGTGACTGGCCGAACCGCCCGAAACAGAAAGTCTGCTTTGAAACAGGAAAATCAGCACAGACGGAGTATCAGGTACTTTCGCGTGACGCTGACGGTACAACACGCGTCAAGCTGATGCCGATTACCGGTCGCTCTCATCAACTACGTGTTCACCTGCTTGCGCTGGGCCACCCTATCCTCGGCGATGGCTTTTATGCGCATCCCGATGCCAAAGCGCTGGCCCCCCGCCTTTTACTGCACGCACAAGAACTGGCCATCACCCACCCAGCGTTCAATACCCCGATGCACTTTCGTTGCGAAGCGGATTTCTGA
- the djlA gene encoding co-chaperone DjlA translates to MRYWGKLLGLALGIVSSAGIWGMIMGLLMGHWIDKARASRRRDYFSAQSTRQSLFFLTTFQAMGHLTKSKGRVTEADIKIATKMMDRLELFGEARAAAQRAFREGKTTHFPLRIKLRKLRDACLGRFDLIKMFLEIQLQVAFVDGVLHPNERRVLYVIADELGVTREQFEFFLRNMESTTGQQSRQNQSRQNGKSHQRRSNGHSSGGYSNGHSYGGQRPASPPRGPTVESACRTLGVRSSDDAVTIKRAYRKLMSEHHPDKLVAKKLSPRMMEMAKRKAQDIQAAYELLKSANQTK, encoded by the coding sequence ATGCGGTATTGGGGAAAGTTGCTGGGGTTGGCGCTGGGAATCGTCTCAAGTGCTGGCATCTGGGGAATGATCATGGGCTTACTGATGGGGCATTGGATTGACAAAGCCCGGGCATCGCGTCGCCGTGATTATTTCTCCGCTCAGTCTACCCGTCAGTCATTGTTCTTTCTCACGACCTTTCAGGCCATGGGACACCTGACCAAATCCAAAGGTCGGGTGACGGAAGCTGATATCAAGATCGCGACCAAAATGATGGACCGTCTTGAGCTGTTTGGTGAGGCCAGAGCTGCCGCTCAACGGGCTTTCCGCGAAGGAAAGACGACCCATTTCCCTCTGCGAATAAAATTACGCAAGCTGCGCGATGCCTGTCTGGGTCGTTTTGATTTAATTAAGATGTTTCTGGAAATTCAGCTTCAGGTCGCGTTTGTTGATGGCGTTCTGCATCCGAACGAGCGACGCGTGTTGTACGTGATTGCCGATGAGTTGGGCGTAACGCGTGAGCAGTTTGAGTTTTTTCTGCGGAATATGGAAAGTACCACGGGGCAGCAGTCGCGGCAGAATCAGTCACGCCAGAACGGTAAATCGCACCAGCGCCGCAGTAACGGTCACTCCAGCGGGGGGTACTCCAACGGACACTCTTATGGCGGCCAACGCCCAGCCTCACCGCCGCGAGGGCCAACAGTCGAAAGTGCCTGTCGTACGCTGGGCGTGCGCAGCAGCGATGACGCCGTGACGATTAAGCGCGCCTACCGCAAACTCATGAGCGAACATCATCCCGATAAGCTGGTCGCCAAGAAGCTTTCGCCAAGGATGATGGAGATGGCCAAACGCAAAGCGCAGGATATTCAGGCCGCCTATGAACTGTTGAAAAGCGCGAATCAGACAAAATAA
- the lptD gene encoding LPS assembly protein LptD — MMPLMTEHLIPRMKKSFPTLLATLVWSALYSQHALADLAQQCMLGVPTYNRPLVTGDPNQLPVNIQADKTEANYPDNAKFIGNVNIQQGNSVMTAEQVELNQLDPATQGSTPTRTITATGNVHYDDNQVILKGPKAWANLNTKDTDVYEGDYQMVGRQGRGSADKMKMRDSNRYTILENGSFTSCLPGDNSWSVVGSEVIQDREEQVAEIWNARFKIAGVPVFYSPYLQLPIGDKRRSGFLIPNAKYGSSNGFELLTPYYWNIAPNFDATITPHLQTKRGMQWQNEFRYLTTPGLGVIQFDWLPSDNEYAKVSPQDDNDTRWLFHWGHSGVMDQVWRFDADYTKVSDDRYFTDLESTYGSTTDGYVTQKFSAGYANQNWNTSLSTRQFQVFSNATTRDVYRAEPQLDINYYQNDIGPIDMHLYGQAVKFTNVNDNRPEATRLHVEPTLNLPLANRWASLNTEAKLLATHYQQDNLDRYRADPTVTDVNKNALQSSVNRVMPQYKVDGKMVFEREMNWSQAYTQTLEPRAQYLFVPYRDQSGIHTYDSTLMQTDYSGLFRDRSYSGLDRIASANQIATGVTTRIYDDALVERFNASIGQIYYFDRPRTGDRNTSLDKSDNNGSQVWAGDSFLKIDDSWGVRGGLQYDNRLNEVALGDAVLEYRRDAERLVQLNYRYASPEYIRDMLPNVTNQGSQQGISQVGITASWPIVERWAVVGAYYYDTKANQPANQLIGLQYNTCCWAVSVGYERKITDWNSASRSSEYDNKVSFNIELRGLSSNYSLGSEKMLRSGILPYQRAF, encoded by the coding sequence ATGATGCCCCTGATGACGGAACACCTGATACCACGTATGAAAAAAAGTTTCCCAACTCTGCTGGCCACTCTGGTTTGGTCGGCGCTTTACAGCCAGCACGCGCTGGCCGATCTCGCTCAACAGTGCATGCTGGGTGTACCTACGTACAACAGACCACTGGTAACAGGCGATCCCAACCAGCTGCCGGTCAATATTCAGGCCGACAAAACCGAAGCCAACTATCCCGACAATGCCAAATTCATCGGCAATGTTAACATCCAGCAGGGTAATAGCGTCATGACCGCCGAACAGGTGGAGCTGAACCAGTTGGATCCGGCAACGCAGGGTAGCACACCCACGCGTACTATTACCGCGACGGGAAATGTCCACTACGACGACAATCAGGTCATCCTGAAAGGCCCTAAAGCCTGGGCCAACCTGAACACCAAAGATACCGACGTCTATGAAGGCGACTATCAGATGGTGGGCCGTCAAGGGCGTGGTTCCGCCGACAAAATGAAAATGCGTGACAGCAATCGCTACACCATTCTGGAAAACGGCTCCTTCACTTCCTGTCTGCCGGGAGATAATAGCTGGAGTGTCGTCGGTTCGGAAGTGATTCAAGACAGAGAAGAGCAGGTTGCTGAAATCTGGAACGCGCGTTTCAAGATTGCTGGCGTACCTGTGTTCTATAGCCCGTATTTACAGCTTCCTATCGGCGATAAACGACGCTCTGGCTTCCTGATCCCCAATGCAAAATATGGTAGCAGCAATGGCTTCGAACTGCTGACGCCCTATTACTGGAATATCGCCCCTAATTTTGACGCCACGATCACCCCGCATCTACAAACTAAGCGTGGTATGCAGTGGCAGAACGAATTCCGCTACCTGACCACACCGGGTCTTGGTGTCATTCAGTTCGACTGGCTGCCCAGCGACAATGAATACGCCAAAGTCTCCCCGCAGGATGATAACGACACCCGCTGGCTGTTCCACTGGGGTCACAGTGGCGTGATGGATCAGGTGTGGCGTTTTGACGCGGACTACACAAAAGTCAGCGACGACCGCTACTTCACCGATCTGGAATCGACTTACGGTTCAACGACCGATGGCTACGTCACCCAAAAATTCAGTGCGGGCTATGCGAACCAAAACTGGAACACGTCGCTGTCCACCAGACAATTCCAGGTCTTTTCCAATGCGACCACCCGCGATGTCTACCGTGCGGAGCCGCAGCTCGATATCAATTATTACCAGAATGATATCGGCCCGATTGATATGCACCTTTATGGTCAGGCGGTAAAATTTACCAACGTCAACGACAATCGGCCGGAAGCGACTCGTCTGCACGTTGAGCCAACGCTGAATCTCCCGCTAGCAAACCGCTGGGCCAGCCTGAATACCGAAGCCAAGCTATTAGCGACGCACTATCAGCAGGACAATCTGGATCGCTATCGTGCCGATCCTACCGTCACCGACGTCAATAAAAACGCACTCCAAAGTTCCGTTAACCGTGTCATGCCGCAATATAAAGTCGATGGCAAAATGGTCTTTGAGCGCGAAATGAACTGGTCGCAGGCTTATACCCAGACGCTGGAGCCTCGCGCGCAATACCTGTTCGTGCCTTATCGCGATCAGAGCGGCATTCATACCTATGACTCCACGCTGATGCAGACCGACTATTCCGGCCTGTTCCGCGATCGCAGCTACAGCGGCCTGGATCGCATCGCGTCCGCGAATCAGATTGCGACCGGTGTCACTACGCGTATTTATGATGATGCGCTGGTTGAACGTTTTAACGCTTCTATTGGTCAAATCTATTACTTCGATCGTCCACGTACCGGCGACCGCAATACGTCACTCGATAAAAGTGATAACAACGGTAGCCAGGTGTGGGCCGGTGATTCCTTCCTGAAAATCGATGACAGTTGGGGCGTTCGCGGTGGTCTGCAATATGACAATCGTCTGAACGAAGTCGCGCTGGGCGACGCCGTGTTAGAATACCGTCGTGATGCAGAACGTCTGGTGCAGTTGAACTACCGTTACGCCAGCCCTGAATATATTCGCGACATGTTGCCGAACGTGACAAATCAGGGTTCTCAGCAAGGTATCTCGCAGGTCGGTATCACTGCGAGCTGGCCGATCGTCGAACGTTGGGCAGTGGTTGGGGCTTATTATTACGACACCAAAGCTAATCAGCCAGCAAACCAGCTGATTGGTTTACAGTACAATACCTGTTGTTGGGCCGTGAGCGTCGGTTATGAACGCAAAATTACCGACTGGAACAGCGCCAGCCGCAGCAGCGAATACGACAACAAAGTGTCATTTAATATCGAATTACGTGGTTTAAGCAGCAATTACAGTCTGGGTTCCGAAAAAATGCTTCGCTCGGGTATTTTGCCTTACCAGCGCGCATTCTGA
- the surA gene encoding peptidylprolyl isomerase SurA: protein MKNWRTLILGLALSASTAFAAPQVVDKVAAVVDNSVVLESDVNSLLQSVKLNAQQAGQQLPDDATLRHQITDRLIMDNIILQMAQKMGIQVTDEQLNQAITNIAAQNRMSLDQLKSQLAYEGLNYNTYRNQIRKEMLISEVRNNEVRRRITVLPQEVDTLAKQIATQTGENDELNLSHILIPLPENPTQQQVDEAENLATSLVKQISEGADFGKLAITYSSDSQALKGGQMGWGKLQEIPTLFAERLTQAQKGQVVGPIRSGVGFHILKVNDIRGGNKSVSVTETHARHILIKPSVVMTDSQAQAKLAEVAQQIKNGSTDFASQAKLLSQDPGSANQGGDLGWASPDMYDPAFRDALLKLKKGEISQPVHSSFGWHLIQLLDTRQVDKTDAAQKEQAYRMIFNRKFAEEAQTWMQEQRAAAYVKVINGASN, encoded by the coding sequence ATGAAGAACTGGAGAACGCTTATTCTCGGATTGGCACTGAGTGCCTCTACCGCGTTCGCAGCACCACAGGTGGTTGATAAAGTCGCAGCAGTGGTCGACAACAGCGTCGTGTTGGAAAGTGATGTAAACAGTCTTTTGCAGTCGGTAAAACTGAATGCCCAGCAGGCCGGGCAGCAGTTGCCGGATGATGCCACGCTGCGTCATCAGATTACCGATCGCCTGATCATGGATAACATCATCCTGCAAATGGCGCAGAAGATGGGTATCCAAGTGACGGATGAGCAGTTGAATCAGGCGATTACCAATATTGCCGCTCAGAACCGGATGTCTCTGGACCAGCTAAAAAGCCAATTGGCTTATGAAGGTCTTAACTACAACACCTACCGTAACCAGATTCGTAAAGAGATGCTGATTTCGGAAGTGCGTAACAACGAAGTCCGTCGTCGCATTACCGTACTGCCTCAGGAAGTCGATACGCTGGCTAAGCAAATCGCCACCCAGACCGGTGAAAACGATGAGCTGAACCTGAGTCACATTCTGATCCCATTACCGGAAAACCCGACTCAGCAGCAGGTTGATGAAGCGGAAAATCTGGCAACGTCGCTGGTGAAGCAAATCAGTGAAGGCGCAGATTTTGGTAAGCTGGCCATCACTTACTCATCTGATTCTCAGGCGCTGAAAGGCGGCCAAATGGGCTGGGGCAAGCTGCAGGAGATCCCAACGCTGTTTGCCGAACGCTTAACACAGGCGCAGAAAGGTCAGGTTGTTGGCCCGATCCGTTCTGGTGTAGGTTTCCACATTCTGAAAGTGAACGATATTCGCGGCGGTAACAAAAGCGTATCGGTAACTGAAACGCATGCTCGCCATATTCTGATCAAACCGTCTGTCGTCATGACAGACAGTCAGGCGCAAGCCAAGCTGGCCGAAGTGGCACAGCAGATCAAAAACGGCAGCACCGATTTCGCTTCGCAAGCCAAACTGCTCTCTCAGGACCCAGGTTCAGCGAATCAGGGCGGCGACCTTGGCTGGGCTTCTCCAGATATGTACGATCCAGCCTTCCGCGATGCGTTGTTGAAACTGAAGAAAGGCGAAATCAGTCAACCTGTTCATTCCTCTTTTGGCTGGCACCTGATTCAGCTGCTGGATACCCGTCAGGTTGATAAAACCGACGCGGCGCAAAAAGAGCAAGCATACCGTATGATCTTTAATCGTAAATTCGCTGAAGAAGCGCAAACCTGGATGCAGGAACAGCGTGCAGCGGCCTATGTCAAAGTGATTAATGGTGCCAGTAACTAA
- the pdxA gene encoding 4-hydroxythreonine-4-phosphate dehydrogenase PdxA codes for MQTESNTPRVVITPGEPAGIGPDLVIALAQQAWPVELVICADPDLLFSRALQLSMPLTLRDYQPGQPAQPQQAGSLTILPIAAPATIIPGDLTVANSAYVVETLARACDGCLNGEFAALITGPVHKGIINDAGVPFSGHTEFFADRSHCERVVMMLATEELRVALATTHLPLAAVSAAITRQSLHEVITILHHDLQTKFGIAQPQIYVCGLNPHAGEGGHMGREELDVINPALDELRQQGITLVGPLPADTLFQPKYLQHADAVLAMYHDQGLPVLKYQGFGRAVNITLGLPFIRTSVDHGTALELAATGSADPGSFITALNLAIKMIKHSNE; via the coding sequence ATGCAGACTGAGAGCAATACGCCACGCGTTGTGATCACCCCCGGCGAACCCGCCGGGATTGGCCCCGATCTGGTGATTGCTCTGGCTCAGCAGGCCTGGCCTGTAGAGCTAGTGATCTGTGCGGATCCTGACCTGTTATTCAGTCGCGCATTGCAGTTGTCGATGCCGCTGACGCTGCGTGACTATCAACCCGGTCAGCCCGCACAGCCACAGCAGGCAGGTAGCCTGACCATTCTGCCGATCGCCGCACCGGCAACCATCATTCCAGGTGACTTGACTGTCGCTAACAGCGCTTATGTCGTTGAGACACTGGCGCGTGCGTGTGATGGCTGTCTGAACGGCGAATTCGCCGCGCTGATTACCGGCCCGGTACATAAAGGCATTATCAACGATGCTGGTGTCCCATTCAGCGGGCACACTGAGTTTTTCGCCGATCGCAGTCACTGTGAACGTGTCGTCATGATGCTGGCAACGGAAGAACTGCGCGTCGCCTTAGCGACCACGCATCTGCCGCTTGCAGCCGTTTCTGCGGCGATTACCCGCCAGAGCCTGCACGAAGTCATCACGATTTTGCATCATGACTTGCAGACAAAATTCGGTATCGCTCAACCGCAAATCTATGTGTGTGGGCTAAATCCTCATGCCGGTGAAGGCGGCCATATGGGCCGTGAAGAGCTGGATGTGATTAACCCCGCGCTGGATGAACTACGGCAGCAGGGCATCACTCTGGTTGGGCCGTTACCTGCCGATACGCTTTTCCAGCCTAAGTATCTGCAACACGCTGACGCCGTTTTAGCGATGTACCACGATCAAGGGCTCCCGGTTCTGAAATATCAGGGCTTCGGGCGCGCCGTTAATATCACGTTGGGGTTACCTTTTATTCGTACGTCGGTCGATCACGGTACAGCGCTAGAGCTGGCCGCAACCGGCAGCGCCGACCCCGGCAGCTTCATCACGGCATTAAATCTTGCCATTAAAATGATAAAACACAGTAATGAATAA
- the rsmA gene encoding 16S rRNA (adenine(1518)-N(6)/adenine(1519)-N(6))-dimethyltransferase RsmA translates to MNNRVHQGHFARKRFGQNFLNDHFVIDSIVSAIHPQPGQAVVEIGPGLGALTAPVGDRMDRFTVIELDRDLAARLEKHPTLKDKLTIIQQDAMTIDFAALAEQAGQPLRVFGNLPYNISTPLMFHLFTYTQSIRDMHFMLQKEVVNRLVAGPNSKAFGRLSVMAQYYCQIIPVLEVPPEAFKPAPKVDSAVVRLVPHAEIPYPVKDIRVLSRITTEAFNQRRKTLRNSLGNLFTPEILTELGINVTSRAENVTVEQYCRLANWLSEHPAKQE, encoded by the coding sequence ATGAATAATCGCGTACACCAAGGTCACTTCGCCCGTAAACGTTTTGGGCAAAACTTTTTAAACGATCACTTCGTGATCGATAGCATCGTTTCGGCGATTCATCCTCAGCCAGGTCAAGCGGTCGTCGAGATCGGTCCCGGCCTCGGCGCGTTGACCGCGCCCGTTGGCGATCGGATGGATCGTTTTACCGTTATTGAACTGGATAGGGATCTGGCAGCACGGTTGGAAAAACACCCGACGCTGAAAGATAAGCTGACCATTATTCAGCAAGATGCCATGACGATCGATTTCGCCGCGCTCGCTGAACAGGCTGGGCAACCGCTGCGTGTTTTCGGCAACCTGCCGTATAATATTTCCACACCGCTGATGTTCCACTTGTTCACCTATACTCAATCTATCCGTGACATGCACTTTATGTTGCAGAAAGAAGTGGTTAACCGTTTAGTGGCGGGTCCGAACAGTAAAGCCTTTGGGCGTTTGAGCGTCATGGCACAATATTATTGCCAGATAATCCCGGTGCTTGAAGTGCCACCGGAAGCATTCAAGCCCGCGCCTAAAGTTGATTCTGCCGTAGTGCGACTTGTTCCTCATGCCGAGATCCCCTATCCAGTCAAGGATATCCGCGTATTGAGCCGCATCACGACGGAAGCGTTTAACCAGCGCCGTAAGACATTGCGTAACAGTCTGGGCAACTTGTTCACCCCAGAAATCCTCACCGAGCTGGGGATCAATGTCACCAGTCGCGCAGAGAATGTAACCGTTGAGCAATATTGCCGATTGGCGAACTGGCTGAGCGAGCATCCTGCAAAACAGGAATAA
- the apaG gene encoding Co2+/Mg2+ efflux protein ApaG codes for MINAPRVCLQVQSFYVESQSEPDEERFVFAYTITIRNLGRHEVQLLGRYWQITNGNGRQTEVQGEGVVGEQPIIQPGGEFQYTSGAVIETPLGTMEGHYHMVDHQGKAFQVPIPVFRLAIPSLIH; via the coding sequence ATGATTAATGCGCCCCGTGTTTGTTTACAGGTTCAGAGCTTCTACGTGGAATCACAGTCGGAGCCTGATGAAGAACGTTTCGTGTTTGCTTACACGATTACGATCCGCAATCTGGGGCGTCATGAAGTCCAGCTTTTGGGGCGTTATTGGCAGATCACCAACGGTAACGGTCGCCAGACTGAAGTTCAGGGTGAAGGCGTAGTCGGCGAACAGCCGATTATCCAGCCCGGCGGCGAATTCCAATATACCAGCGGTGCCGTCATAGAAACGCCTCTTGGCACGATGGAAGGCCACTACCATATGGTTGACCATCAAGGTAAAGCGTTTCAGGTTCCAATCCCCGTTTTCCGTCTGGCTATCCCTTCACTGATACATTAA
- a CDS encoding DMT family transporter — protein sequence MSLFSSFSLSLLLPLGIAVFAGSIVPFQAASNAMLGRSLGHPLWATLVSLLVSICVLLPILFSARVPTPALGNVLQGPWWIWLGGVAGVAYITAALLLTPKLGASGFIVCVIVGQVVASLMIDHFGLMGLAVKPATLGRIAGVALIIMGMLVVQYSAASQPLTKPAVETHKQP from the coding sequence ATGTCGTTATTCTCTTCTTTTTCTCTCTCATTATTGCTGCCGCTGGGTATTGCGGTATTTGCCGGGAGCATTGTGCCTTTTCAGGCCGCCAGTAATGCGATGCTGGGGCGCTCGTTAGGCCATCCGCTTTGGGCAACACTGGTGTCCCTGCTGGTTAGCATCTGTGTGCTGCTGCCGATTCTGTTTTCTGCTCGGGTGCCGACGCCAGCACTTGGCAATGTCTTGCAGGGGCCGTGGTGGATCTGGCTGGGCGGAGTGGCGGGCGTGGCTTATATCACCGCCGCATTATTGCTGACGCCAAAGCTCGGGGCGTCAGGTTTTATCGTCTGTGTGATTGTCGGTCAGGTTGTGGCATCGCTGATGATCGATCATTTTGGTTTGATGGGGCTGGCAGTGAAGCCTGCTACGCTGGGGCGAATCGCGGGTGTCGCGTTAATCATTATGGGGATGCTGGTGGTGCAATATTCTGCGGCTTCTCAACCACTGACCAAACCCGCCGTTGAAACCCATAAACAACCATAG
- a CDS encoding LysR family transcriptional regulator: MDDLRRIDMNLLLTLHALLTEKHVTRAALRLHRSQPAVSHSLSQLRQIFNDPLLVRREVGLTLTTRAQALLGPLEQALDQLNGLIQTPQFDPRHSTRHFRLALSDYGTNAVLPTLMRHLRVQAPGISLAVSHAGREMMLAQLIDGEIDFGLGVFPEHPPEIHAELLFEEQFACLADRTTLPENGTLSFEAWLERPHVLVTMHPDSANEVDSALAASGLSRNVVLTLPHWHAAINLIAGTDLILTAARRSMAHITTPDLHIFPPPFVIPNFAFQQVWHTRRESDPAHRWLRKAIWDSCQAGK, translated from the coding sequence ATGGATGATTTACGTCGCATCGATATGAATCTGCTGCTAACGCTTCATGCACTGTTGACGGAAAAACACGTCACGCGGGCAGCGCTGCGCCTGCACCGTAGTCAGCCTGCCGTCAGCCATTCATTATCACAGCTTCGCCAGATTTTTAACGATCCGCTGTTAGTTCGGCGTGAAGTCGGTCTGACGCTGACGACCCGCGCTCAGGCGCTACTCGGCCCGCTGGAACAGGCGCTTGATCAGTTGAACGGGCTTATCCAGACACCGCAATTCGATCCGCGCCATAGCACGCGACATTTCCGTCTGGCACTGTCTGATTACGGAACAAACGCAGTCTTGCCAACGCTCATGCGGCATCTACGCGTGCAGGCACCCGGTATTTCGCTGGCTGTCAGCCATGCTGGCCGTGAAATGATGCTGGCACAGCTGATCGATGGGGAAATCGACTTCGGCCTTGGCGTGTTCCCTGAACACCCGCCTGAAATACACGCCGAGCTTCTCTTTGAAGAACAGTTCGCCTGTTTGGCCGACCGCACCACGCTGCCGGAAAACGGTACGCTGTCGTTTGAAGCATGGCTGGAACGGCCACATGTTCTGGTCACGATGCATCCCGATTCAGCCAATGAAGTGGACAGCGCGCTTGCTGCAAGCGGCCTATCGCGCAACGTCGTGCTGACGCTGCCCCACTGGCATGCCGCCATCAATCTCATTGCCGGTACTGACCTGATTTTGACCGCTGCACGGCGCAGCATGGCCCACATCACTACGCCAGACTTACACATTTTTCCGCCGCCGTTCGTGATACCCAACTTTGCATTCCAGCAGGTATGGCATACGCGACGCGAGAGCGACCCTGCACATCGCTGGCTGAGAAAAGCTATTTGGGATAGCTGTCAGGCGGGGAAGTAA
- the folA gene encoding type 3 dihydrofolate reductase: MVISLIAALAVDRVIGMENAMPWHLPADLAWFKRNTLNKPIIMGRNTFRSIGQPLPGRLNIVVSNHPGDDDRVTWVSSLDAALAAAGDVEEVMVIGGGSIYQQMLLQANRLYLTHIDAEVEGDTHFPDYEPDEWQSVFSEFHDADERNSHSYCFEILERR; this comes from the coding sequence ATGGTTATTAGTTTGATTGCTGCACTGGCAGTGGATCGCGTGATTGGTATGGAAAACGCGATGCCGTGGCATTTGCCAGCCGATCTGGCATGGTTTAAGCGTAATACGCTTAATAAGCCGATTATTATGGGGCGTAATACTTTCCGTTCTATCGGTCAGCCGCTGCCCGGCCGACTGAACATTGTCGTCAGCAATCATCCCGGTGATGACGATCGTGTGACCTGGGTCTCTTCGCTGGACGCTGCGCTGGCGGCGGCGGGCGACGTCGAGGAAGTGATGGTGATTGGCGGCGGCAGTATCTATCAACAAATGCTGCTGCAGGCTAACCGCCTCTATCTGACGCACATTGATGCTGAAGTGGAAGGCGACACGCATTTCCCTGACTATGAGCCGGACGAATGGCAGTCTGTTTTCAGCGAGTTCCATGATGCTGACGAGCGCAACTCACACAGTTACTGCTTCGAAATTCTGGAACGTCGCTAA
- a CDS encoding threonine/serine exporter, giving the protein MGLSLLWALLQDMVLAAVPALGFAMVFNVPLKVLPYCALLGGVGHGVRFLAIHFGMNIEWASFLAAILIGIIGIRWSRWLLAHPKVFTVAAVIPMFPGISAYTAMISVVEISHLGYSEALMNVMMTNFLKASFIVGALSIGLSLPGIWLYRKRPGV; this is encoded by the coding sequence ATGGGCTTAAGTTTACTGTGGGCACTCTTGCAGGATATGGTGCTGGCGGCGGTTCCTGCGTTGGGGTTTGCGATGGTCTTCAACGTGCCGCTGAAAGTGCTGCCTTACTGTGCGCTGCTGGGCGGTGTCGGGCATGGCGTACGGTTTCTGGCGATACATTTCGGCATGAATATCGAGTGGGCGTCGTTTCTGGCGGCAATCCTAATTGGCATCATCGGTATTCGCTGGTCACGCTGGCTGCTGGCACATCCGAAAGTCTTTACCGTAGCGGCGGTGATCCCGATGTTTCCCGGCATTTCTGCCTATACGGCGATGATTTCGGTGGTGGAAATTTCGCATCTTGGCTACAGCGAAGCGCTGATGAACGTCATGATGACCAATTTCCTGAAGGCCAGTTTTATCGTCGGTGCGCTCTCTATCGGCCTGTCTTTACCGGGGATCTGGCTCTACCGTAAACGGCCGGGAGTATAA